From the genome of Medicago truncatula cultivar Jemalong A17 chromosome 2, MtrunA17r5.0-ANR, whole genome shotgun sequence:
ACTTGCTCCGCCAGCAGAAcgacataaaaatgaaaaaaaaaaacgacaaaAAAAGAGTCAATTACCCATGTGACATGGCACAAGGTCAGTCCACGTGGAGGTGCCACATGTATTGTTAACTGCCAAGTCATAGGGgttaacaacaaaaacaaacggAGGGGGTAATTAATTAACATTTGACAATTTCGCGGAGGGTTTTGATGTTTCTTaacatccctaaaaaaaaaaaaaaagtttcaatagTCATGGGATTTTCcgacgaaagttacaatttcagggggtttTTGCCTAttctaatatttcattttattttctcaaaaaagaTCACTTCGctgatatatttataataatttgttggaaaaaaaaattataatgttattttttttgacaaaaaaaatataatgttttttttttaaaataaaaataataactacaatgttgtgttttttttcttttcaaaattataatgttgttggtattaaataattaattatattaaattatatccCTTCCCTTGCGAAAGCAAAGGGTGTGTGTTTGAGTTCTTCTCGGTGCGTGTGGAAGACAATGGCTTCAATGGTCTCTCTCTCAAACGCAATCGGATTATGTCATACCAAAAATACCCTTTCTCTCCGTAagtcttctcttctctctctctctcttccgaATTTGGGTTCTGAGTTTGCTTCCACAAATCTTCCCTTTTTCTTcgtatttaattttgaaattatttatttatttattttcaacttaCACAAAAACCACACGATTCAAAAATTGACCTTCGTCTTTACAATTTGAATATGATAAGTGGCAAAAATGAAAAGCCAATAAAGTAAATCTATGTTTTGTTGTGCTTCAAATGTTTGAATTGTTTGTTTATGTATGTATGTAGGTAAACTAAACTCCAATTCAAATATAGTTGACACAAAGATATTTTCTGGTCGTCGTCGCGGTTGTAAAAAAGTTGGAGATGAACGAAGATGTTTTCGATTATATGGCCTATTTGGAGGGAAAAAAGATGAGAAAAGTGATGATGCACCTTCTAAGGTTAGCTAACTTAATGTGTATGTATAGGATAGGATTAGGATTAGGATTACACATTTTCGATTAGTTGATTACACTGACAGCCTATAGCTGGCTACATCGAAGAAGAAGTAAGACTACAGTGTATATTGTTGGTTGGTTTTGTGTCTTTCTATGAAGCACACGACAAGGACACTGACACGTCAATGTAATTACTCGTGTCTGTGTTGAacacgacacgtgtccgacactGGGATACGCCTAATccaaggagtgtccgtgcttcataggtgtCTTTTGCTGACTTGTGTGATATTCATAATTGGATCATTTTAGGCAGGAGTTCTTGGAAACATGCAAAACCTGTTTGAGACTGTGAAGAAGGCACAAATGGTTGTCCAAGTTGAAGCAGTGAGGGTGCAGAAAGAACTTGCAGCGTATGGTTGTCTCTTTATTAAGCCATTACAGCTTTTCCATTTGTTTTCCTGAATATACAATGTTAGGATATGACTAGTTAAGAAGGTATATTTAAGAAGATACGACTAGTTATGAATAGGGAGAAAACTGACACGACACAACACGACTGTAACTAACTAACTGACTAACTAACAAGGGTCGAGATTTTCatgttatacatatatatgattagGAGTTTAGGGAGTTATTGAAGAAACAAATTGGTAGAAACCAATAGATCGGAAGGCTAAATAATTGtaacacaataaaataaaaacgagAACATATGTTAATTGAATGAAATAGGGTGCTTTGTTGATATGAATGAAATTAGTAAAAtagtagaagaagaagatagaGTTTCTCTAACTACGTGCAAAGCTCTGACACAACTCAGAGAGGAATCCTACTCTGGCCCTGAACAGAAAACTCAATCTGTCATGCCTTCTAAAAGATTATTACTCCTACTTAAATACTACTAAAGAGATAAGCCTGCCTTCTACTAAGGGATAAGCGCGGATAACATCTTTCTAGAAGATATTATTTAGAGAGTATCATTattaaataatactaataaaatattCCTTCTTAGACACCCTATAGTTTACTAAGACACCTTGGTAGTAACTTCAGCCACTAACCCTCCATATCTTGGGTCTTCCCATAATGTCCTCCTTATTATCAGCGTTCCCATCACGAATTCTGTTTGGGATTGTTGAGGTACTC
Proteins encoded in this window:
- the LOC25480982 gene encoding nucleoid-associated protein At4g30620, chloroplastic, which produces MASMVSLSNAIGLCHTKNTLSLRKLNSNSNIVDTKIFSGRRRGCKKVGDERRCFRLYGLFGGKKDEKSDDAPSKAGVLGNMQNLFETVKKAQMVVQVEAVRVQKELAAAEFDGYCEGELVKVTLSGNQQPLRTEITEAAMELGSEKLSLLITEAYKEAHQRSVQAMKERMNDLAQSLGMPPGLGEGLK